In Bacteroidota bacterium, one DNA window encodes the following:
- a CDS encoding LptF/LptG family permease, translating to MGFNEHGASLDTPLKRSGWATSFRLWRYILSAHIGPFLLAFVVTMFVFLLQFLMRFIDKIVGKGLGWWTIMQLIALNLAWMVVLALPMAALVASLMAFGSMSSSQEVTAMKASGVSFLRMLFPVLVAASLLAYADLWFNNEVLPDANHRAKDLMTDIQRKKPTFVVRQGEFTDQDALPGYSILARRTFEQSNNLEGIVIFDHTAPNETKVITANSATFSFTRDFSNLVMNLRDGEFHQAPITAGTDYRNGHFKTYQVRIPTSGYDFMRQESSDRGDRELSANDLLKYVHARDTIAAKQLGALRTTIHRFVVAVNEPTPDLQPVTKDTLHKLPRQVGSGVRQNLFEVSSLAAQANGTLLDAGSYMVEVHKKYALPVACLIFVLVGAPLGALARRGGIGVGVGFSIGFFILYWAFLIGGEKLADRGITSPWFGMWSANIVLGVLGTYLIIRVLTERTGVGISFAPLIRLFRKRS from the coding sequence ATGGGTTTCAACGAACACGGTGCATCTCTCGATACCCCGCTCAAGCGAAGCGGCTGGGCGACGTCGTTCCGGCTCTGGCGCTATATCCTCTCCGCGCACATTGGCCCATTTCTGCTTGCCTTCGTGGTGACAATGTTCGTCTTCCTGCTCCAATTCCTGATGCGTTTCATTGACAAAATCGTCGGGAAAGGGTTAGGCTGGTGGACGATCATGCAACTGATCGCCCTCAATCTTGCGTGGATGGTGGTGCTTGCGCTCCCGATGGCTGCCCTTGTCGCCAGTCTCATGGCGTTCGGATCGATGTCGTCGTCGCAAGAGGTTACTGCAATGAAGGCTTCCGGCGTGAGCTTTTTGCGCATGCTCTTCCCTGTGCTGGTCGCAGCAAGCCTACTGGCCTATGCCGATCTGTGGTTCAATAATGAGGTCTTGCCAGACGCGAACCATCGCGCAAAGGATCTCATGACCGATATCCAGCGCAAGAAACCGACGTTTGTCGTACGGCAAGGCGAGTTTACCGATCAGGACGCACTGCCTGGGTATTCGATCCTTGCCCGCCGTACGTTCGAACAATCGAATAATCTCGAAGGGATCGTGATCTTCGATCATACAGCACCTAATGAGACAAAGGTCATTACGGCCAACAGCGCGACGTTCTCTTTTACGCGTGACTTCTCCAACCTGGTCATGAACCTGCGTGACGGAGAATTCCACCAGGCGCCGATTACCGCCGGGACCGATTATCGCAACGGACATTTCAAAACATATCAGGTTCGGATCCCAACCTCGGGCTACGATTTCATGCGGCAAGAAAGCTCGGATCGTGGTGACCGAGAACTTTCAGCGAACGATCTATTGAAGTATGTTCACGCTCGTGATACCATCGCCGCCAAACAGCTTGGGGCGCTTCGCACAACGATCCATCGCTTCGTCGTTGCAGTGAACGAACCGACACCCGACTTGCAACCCGTCACGAAAGATACCCTGCATAAGCTTCCACGCCAGGTCGGTTCGGGTGTGCGGCAGAACCTCTTCGAAGTTTCGAGTCTCGCTGCGCAGGCGAACGGTACCCTACTCGACGCCGGAAGCTACATGGTGGAGGTGCATAAGAAATATGCGCTGCCCGTGGCATGCCTGATTTTCGTCCTTGTCGGCGCTCCGCTCGGAGCATTGGCGCGGCGAGGTGGTATTGGCGTCGGCGTCGGATTTTCCATCGGATTTTTTATTCTCTACTGGGCTTTCCTCATCGGTGGAGAAAAGCTCGCAGATCGCGGTATTACATCACCGTGGTTCGGAATGTGGAGCGCAAATATCGTCCTCGGCGTGTTAGGTACATACCTGATTATCCGTGTCCTGACCGAGCGAACGGGCGTCGGCATCTCGTTCGCACCACTCATTCGCTTGTTCCGTAAACGCTCATGA
- the nhaA gene encoding Na+/H+ antiporter NhaA codes for MTVSSRHSSSVFTAFFRSEATGGIVLIVTTIVSLVLANSPLADHFTSIITQPVLLEHNGHTLTILDWINDGLMSLFFLGVGMEIRRELTRGELSTPTARRLPVIAAIGGMAAPALIYLAVAGNGVAARGWAIPSATDIAFSLGVLSLLGDRITRSVRIFVAALAIIDDLGAVVIIALFYGGSLSLPYLVASVVLILLIWGIAHRGTATLWLILFTGVVLWYLLLQSGIHPTLAGVMTGLLLPASQIQEQFERRLNPIIAFGIVPLFALVNAAVPIHGNSMIETITTGAGLGVLLGLIVGKPVGITVAALLARGRSAGSSIPIKQLVGAAMLCGIGFTMSLFITQLAFTAPNLIDQAKLAILCGSLLSGIIGYAYLRVFGSTEV; via the coding sequence ATGACAGTCAGTTCGCGTCATAGCAGCTCGGTATTTACGGCATTCTTCCGGTCGGAGGCAACGGGGGGAATCGTGCTCATTGTGACCACGATCGTTTCGCTCGTTCTTGCCAATTCTCCGCTCGCCGATCACTTCACGAGTATCATCACGCAGCCCGTTTTGCTGGAGCACAACGGTCACACCTTAACCATTCTCGATTGGATCAATGACGGGTTGATGAGCTTATTTTTTCTCGGCGTCGGTATGGAGATACGACGCGAACTCACTCGCGGAGAACTCTCGACACCTACTGCCCGGCGACTTCCCGTCATTGCAGCGATTGGCGGAATGGCGGCCCCTGCGCTGATCTATCTTGCAGTTGCGGGCAATGGGGTGGCTGCTCGAGGATGGGCGATCCCCTCGGCCACGGACATTGCATTTTCGCTTGGAGTACTGTCGCTTCTCGGTGACCGTATCACGCGATCCGTGAGGATCTTCGTAGCAGCACTTGCGATCATCGATGATCTTGGTGCAGTAGTAATCATCGCGCTCTTCTACGGCGGGTCACTCTCTCTCCCCTATCTCGTTGCAAGTGTGGTGTTGATACTGTTGATATGGGGCATCGCACACCGTGGGACCGCCACACTGTGGCTCATACTATTTACGGGAGTTGTATTGTGGTATCTCTTACTCCAAAGCGGCATTCATCCAACGCTCGCCGGAGTGATGACAGGTCTTCTGCTACCTGCATCTCAGATACAGGAGCAGTTTGAGCGCCGCCTGAATCCTATAATCGCATTTGGGATCGTCCCACTTTTTGCACTGGTGAATGCTGCCGTTCCGATTCACGGTAATTCGATGATTGAGACCATCACTACAGGCGCGGGACTCGGGGTGTTACTTGGGCTCATCGTCGGCAAGCCTGTTGGAATTACCGTTGCAGCGCTACTTGCTCGTGGAAGGTCAGCGGGATCGTCGATACCGATCAAACAACTCGTCGGTGCTGCGATGCTCTGCGGAATCGGCTTTACGATGTCGCTCTTTATCACCCAACTGGCATTCACGGCCCCGAACCTGATCGATCAGGCGAAGCTAGCGATTCTCTGCGGATCGTTGCTTTCCGGAATCATCGGGTATGCGTATCTTCGGGTGTTCGGGTCTACGGAAGTGTGA
- a CDS encoding c-type cytochrome — MTNQAPKKAPWWNPAKWFAVRRSIPVEQRSYTKIYGILSLLLFAFTVWAVLDEAMTRRPWKDIQADFKSFKTARLHIERKKELGKIAIDVRKSVRKELSTAKNALEGDKYTASLSKLDDMDKEIAKAKRDYTFTKSRADEAYYVLDEDRIQHKDTTSDGHKLRELEKDMAAQKTVVDGLQAKRDAYFAANVQAVQKRVKAAQSVYDSVFAGVIAIDRKIEAVDKMPIQVKQTVLYNYEKTNFNNLKMRVDRCETCHLSYADPLFKNDTLISGDKTEIANWKKANKYNDPEHYKIKTNGDTVVAVVSALYRMHPNVDLMIKKHRVGEPTAPGVLGCTSCHEGQGQSIVSEEFAHGFERHWSQPLLTGHYVESSCQNCHSGKFDFEDAKYISMGKKLFIGFGCYGCHPMPGLEEQTGQGPSLLNVSKKVTADWMYQWIKNPRGWSHSTRMPNFMFTDEEARQVTAFIMDRSKESNYAPLAHRSGGGDALKGKQTFFDAGCVACHSIDDYKSDDLMRVKEGNSFGPNLNKEGSKVTAEWLFDWLKNPKNYQAHSRMPSLRLSDDEASDLTAYLMQHTGSNDSVKTGFTGSLTNAADITAGEKLVKGYGCFGCHQIKGLEKESKVSVSLSTFGKKTPGELFYGDLDGKVLEGWRHTFEKAGLPLGQVDEAEIHESQDWYTWTVGKMMNSRIYATERITQKMPNFQMSTQEAYALSVFLRSQTGVYVAPGYGDSKTEANQVAVDKGRFFTYWNNCVGCHKIESGGGYVAKFINEKYAGDQNIAYFTPPFLGPEGSRVQENWLHTFLQGPVKIRPLVKMRMPSYGFSDDDISLATNYFLGLHKRPFVLTNYEYQANASMVPHGKEMFDKLKCLSCHYVGTTGEATAKAPNLANVKKRLRPDWITTWISRPDSVMPGTPMTAFWVSGGKMAAADPQILGGDYKMQIQAVKDYLESIGTDATITATPYAVINGSAKYVLPNGDYEAAMQRTEMPTAASMLTKPAADAKKTSSLMHTKKLHKYASK, encoded by the coding sequence ATGACCAATCAAGCGCCCAAGAAAGCTCCGTGGTGGAATCCGGCAAAGTGGTTTGCCGTGCGCCGAAGCATTCCGGTCGAGCAGCGCTCGTATACGAAGATCTACGGCATTCTTTCGTTGCTCCTGTTTGCCTTTACGGTATGGGCAGTGCTCGACGAAGCAATGACCCGACGCCCGTGGAAGGATATTCAGGCCGATTTCAAATCGTTCAAGACCGCTCGTCTGCACATCGAGCGCAAGAAGGAGCTTGGGAAGATCGCCATCGACGTTCGCAAGTCTGTTCGGAAAGAACTGAGCACCGCGAAGAACGCTCTTGAAGGCGATAAGTACACCGCATCGCTCTCGAAGCTTGACGATATGGATAAGGAGATCGCGAAAGCAAAGCGCGATTACACCTTTACCAAGAGTCGTGCCGACGAAGCATATTATGTGCTTGACGAGGATCGTATCCAGCATAAAGACACCACCAGCGACGGCCATAAGCTTCGCGAGCTCGAGAAGGACATGGCTGCCCAGAAGACGGTCGTGGACGGATTGCAGGCAAAGCGAGATGCATATTTTGCGGCGAACGTTCAGGCGGTCCAGAAGCGTGTGAAGGCTGCACAGTCTGTGTATGATTCCGTATTCGCCGGTGTCATCGCGATCGATCGTAAGATCGAAGCGGTTGACAAGATGCCTATTCAGGTCAAACAGACCGTTCTCTATAACTACGAGAAGACGAACTTCAATAACCTCAAGATGCGCGTTGACCGTTGCGAAACGTGCCACTTGAGTTATGCCGACCCGTTGTTCAAGAACGATACCCTTATCTCGGGCGACAAGACCGAGATAGCGAACTGGAAAAAGGCGAATAAGTATAACGATCCCGAACACTACAAGATCAAGACAAACGGCGATACGGTCGTTGCAGTCGTCTCGGCGCTCTATCGCATGCACCCGAACGTCGACTTGATGATCAAGAAGCACCGCGTTGGCGAACCGACGGCGCCTGGTGTGCTCGGTTGTACGTCGTGTCACGAAGGACAGGGCCAATCGATCGTCTCGGAAGAATTTGCACACGGATTCGAACGGCATTGGTCGCAGCCACTGCTTACCGGTCATTACGTGGAATCGTCCTGTCAGAACTGTCACAGCGGGAAGTTTGACTTCGAGGACGCAAAGTATATTTCGATGGGGAAGAAGCTCTTTATCGGGTTTGGCTGCTATGGTTGCCATCCGATGCCGGGGCTGGAAGAGCAGACGGGTCAGGGGCCGTCGTTGCTAAACGTATCGAAGAAGGTCACGGCAGATTGGATGTACCAGTGGATCAAGAATCCGCGCGGATGGTCGCATTCGACACGCATGCCGAACTTCATGTTTACCGACGAGGAAGCACGTCAGGTCACGGCCTTTATTATGGATCGCTCGAAAGAGTCGAACTATGCGCCGCTCGCACATCGCTCGGGTGGCGGAGATGCGCTCAAAGGAAAGCAGACGTTCTTCGATGCCGGTTGCGTTGCATGTCATTCGATCGACGACTACAAGTCGGATGATCTCATGCGCGTGAAAGAAGGAAACAGTTTCGGTCCGAACCTCAATAAGGAAGGATCCAAAGTTACCGCTGAATGGCTCTTCGATTGGCTCAAGAACCCGAAGAACTACCAGGCGCATTCTCGTATGCCAAGCTTGCGTCTGAGCGACGATGAGGCGTCCGACCTTACGGCATATCTCATGCAGCATACAGGCTCGAACGACTCCGTAAAGACCGGCTTCACCGGTAGCCTGACCAATGCAGCCGATATCACTGCCGGCGAAAAGCTTGTCAAGGGCTACGGATGCTTCGGCTGTCATCAGATCAAGGGACTCGAAAAGGAATCGAAGGTCTCGGTCAGCCTCTCTACGTTCGGCAAGAAGACACCCGGTGAGCTCTTCTACGGTGACCTTGACGGAAAGGTGCTCGAAGGCTGGCGCCATACGTTCGAAAAGGCAGGCTTACCGCTCGGACAAGTCGATGAAGCGGAGATTCACGAAAGCCAGGATTGGTACACATGGACTGTCGGCAAGATGATGAACTCGCGCATCTATGCGACCGAGCGCATCACACAGAAAATGCCGAACTTCCAGATGTCAACGCAGGAGGCATACGCTCTTTCGGTATTCCTGCGTTCACAAACCGGCGTCTATGTTGCGCCAGGATACGGAGATTCGAAGACGGAAGCGAATCAGGTGGCGGTTGACAAGGGGCGGTTCTTCACTTACTGGAACAACTGCGTCGGCTGTCATAAGATCGAATCGGGCGGCGGATACGTTGCGAAGTTCATTAACGAAAAGTATGCCGGCGATCAGAACATCGCGTACTTCACTCCGCCGTTCCTTGGACCGGAAGGAAGTCGTGTTCAGGAAAACTGGCTGCATACGTTCTTGCAAGGACCGGTTAAAATCCGTCCGCTTGTCAAGATGCGCATGCCGAGCTATGGTTTCAGCGACGACGATATCTCGTTAGCGACGAATTACTTCCTCGGTCTGCATAAGCGTCCGTTCGTCTTGACAAACTATGAGTATCAGGCGAATGCATCGATGGTGCCGCATGGGAAGGAGATGTTCGATAAGCTGAAATGTCTGTCGTGTCACTATGTCGGCACCACCGGCGAAGCGACCGCAAAGGCACCGAACCTTGCGAACGTGAAGAAGCGCTTGCGGCCGGATTGGATCACGACATGGATCAGTCGCCCTGACTCCGTCATGCCTGGTACACCGATGACGGCATTCTGGGTGAGCGGCGGCAAGATGGCTGCTGCAGATCCGCAAATCCTCGGCGGCGATTACAAGATGCAGATCCAGGCTGTAAAGGATTATCTCGAATCGATCGGGACGGATGCCACGATTACGGCGACGCCGTATGCCGTTATCAACGGTAGCGCGAAGTACGTGCTTCCGAACGGCGATTACGAAGCCGCCATGCAGCGGACTGAAATGCCGACAGCCGCAAGTATGCTTACGAAGCCTGCTGCCGACGCGAAGAAGACGAGTTCGCTCATGCATACGAAGAAGCTTCACAAGTATGCGTCAAAGTAA
- a CDS encoding cytochrome C, which produces MEGLQNFWKIVSVPDNVPIVLMIFFVAFYCWLAYKQARRNDRYGIEEAKQADKVQTWPYLVKIEFLVTIIVMIILTVWSIKINAPLEEPANPTLTPNPSKAPWYFLGLQEMLVYFDPWIAGVMLPTFIILGLILVPYIDINPKGNGYYTFKERPFAISVFSIGFLILWVALIVLGTFMRGPGWYFFWPWEFWDTHRVVALTNVDLFEAMGIPSKNIDGSFNLLQVFLGMALIGGWLVGVPMYIWKKYKTKSPVLKEMGVWKYGTAAVLFMMMAGLPIKMFLRLMFNIKYVWVFGFGHDLFFNI; this is translated from the coding sequence ATGGAAGGTTTACAGAATTTTTGGAAGATCGTCAGCGTCCCGGACAATGTGCCGATCGTGCTGATGATATTCTTCGTCGCGTTCTACTGTTGGCTAGCGTATAAACAAGCTCGCCGCAACGATCGCTATGGGATCGAAGAAGCAAAGCAGGCCGATAAGGTGCAGACATGGCCGTACCTCGTGAAGATCGAATTCCTCGTGACGATTATCGTCATGATCATCCTCACGGTGTGGTCGATCAAAATCAACGCACCGCTTGAAGAGCCCGCCAATCCGACGCTGACGCCGAATCCGTCGAAAGCGCCATGGTACTTCCTCGGGTTACAGGAAATGCTTGTGTATTTCGATCCGTGGATCGCTGGCGTGATGCTGCCGACATTTATCATTCTCGGATTGATTCTTGTCCCATATATCGATATTAATCCGAAAGGGAATGGCTACTATACGTTTAAGGAGCGTCCGTTCGCGATCAGCGTCTTTTCGATCGGCTTTTTGATCCTGTGGGTAGCGCTCATCGTACTGGGCACGTTTATGCGCGGTCCGGGATGGTACTTCTTCTGGCCATGGGAATTCTGGGACACGCATCGAGTCGTTGCGCTAACGAACGTGGACTTGTTCGAGGCGATGGGCATCCCAAGTAAGAATATCGATGGCAGCTTCAATCTGTTGCAGGTGTTCCTTGGTATGGCATTGATCGGCGGCTGGCTGGTTGGTGTGCCGATGTACATCTGGAAAAAGTACAAAACCAAGAGCCCCGTGCTCAAAGAGATGGGTGTATGGAAGTACGGTACGGCCGCTGTGCTCTTTATGATGATGGCGGGCCTGCCGATCAAGATGTTCTTGCGTCTGATGTTTAACATCAAGTACGTGTGGGTGTTCGGTTTCGGACACGACCTGTTCTTCAATATCTAA
- a CDS encoding cytochrome b N-terminal domain-containing protein produces the protein MALKLPFVPPKPPPIEKLKKDITQHEAWKSIFRHGYQDNQRNRALQIVDNVFLHLHPVRVTRHATNYAYTWGMGGITFLLFIVLTITGIILMFWYRPTEAFAFQDMKALMTDVAFGPIIRNMHRWGAHSMVMTVMLHMFRVFLTGSYKPPRQFNWGVGVILLLLTFLLSFTGYLLPWDQLAIWAVTVGTNMARAVPLQGSEGPFSNYLGLRPDNDIRFILLGGTMVGEPTLLRFYVGHCIFLPFIAATLMAVHFWRVRKDGGISGPVVDTKASAGAKYIAEKMAERRIGQVKGVSSNGNGKAPAPAKAPAAPKPAAAPAAAPAAGGAAPAAGKPAPPWLKK, from the coding sequence ATGGCACTGAAACTACCGTTCGTACCACCGAAGCCGCCGCCAATTGAGAAGCTGAAAAAGGACATCACGCAGCATGAAGCGTGGAAGTCCATTTTCCGGCACGGGTACCAGGATAACCAGCGTAACCGCGCACTGCAGATCGTCGACAACGTCTTTCTGCATTTGCACCCGGTTCGCGTTACCCGACACGCCACCAACTATGCCTACACATGGGGCATGGGCGGAATTACCTTTTTGCTCTTCATCGTCCTGACGATTACCGGCATCATCCTGATGTTCTGGTATCGTCCGACGGAAGCCTTCGCGTTTCAGGATATGAAGGCCCTCATGACGGACGTTGCATTCGGACCGATCATTCGAAATATGCACCGATGGGGTGCGCACTCGATGGTCATGACGGTCATGTTGCACATGTTCCGTGTATTCCTGACAGGTTCGTATAAGCCGCCGCGCCAGTTTAACTGGGGCGTTGGTGTTATTCTGCTTCTGCTGACGTTCCTTCTGTCGTTCACGGGATACCTCTTGCCGTGGGATCAGCTCGCAATCTGGGCGGTCACAGTGGGTACGAACATGGCGCGTGCAGTACCGCTGCAAGGCTCCGAAGGACCGTTCTCGAATTACCTCGGTCTGCGGCCGGATAACGATATTCGTTTTATCCTGCTTGGCGGAACGATGGTAGGCGAGCCGACGCTGCTTCGCTTCTATGTCGGTCACTGTATTTTCCTGCCGTTTATCGCTGCCACGTTGATGGCTGTTCACTTCTGGCGTGTCCGCAAAGACGGCGGTATTTCCGGCCCGGTCGTCGATACGAAGGCGAGCGCCGGCGCGAAGTACATTGCCGAGAAAATGGCTGAGCGTCGCATCGGTCAGGTGAAGGGTGTTTCGAGCAATGGTAACGGAAAAGCTCCGGCGCCTGCAAAGGCACCGGCCGCACCGAAGCCTGCCGCAGCTCCTGCAGCCGCACCGGCCGCCGGTGGCGCGGCTCCGGCTGCTGGAAAGCCTGCACCGCCCTGGCTGAAGAAGTAA
- a CDS encoding Rieske 2Fe-2S domain-containing protein codes for MAKPLPKQEDDPGTWEFGRRSFLRASGWMGFFGFITIATVGALRMMFPRTLYEPPKVFKAGMPNEYLTDTVSEKYKDTERVWICRDEEKIYALVAICTHLGCTPRWLAAENKFKCPCHGSGFTFAGINFEGPAPRPLERAKITLTETGELLVDKGTTYRFENGDWDKPDAFIKV; via the coding sequence ATGGCCAAGCCGCTTCCGAAGCAAGAGGACGATCCGGGTACGTGGGAATTCGGACGTCGCAGCTTCCTGCGTGCATCCGGCTGGATGGGCTTCTTTGGTTTTATTACCATTGCAACCGTCGGCGCGTTGCGCATGATGTTCCCGCGCACGCTCTACGAACCGCCGAAGGTGTTTAAGGCGGGCATGCCGAACGAGTACTTGACGGATACGGTCTCCGAAAAGTATAAAGACACCGAGCGTGTATGGATCTGCCGCGACGAAGAGAAGATATACGCACTCGTCGCGATTTGTACGCACCTCGGTTGTACACCCCGCTGGCTTGCTGCGGAGAATAAGTTCAAATGTCCCTGCCACGGGTCAGGATTCACCTTTGCAGGAATCAACTTCGAAGGACCGGCACCTCGTCCGCTCGAGCGCGCCAAGATCACGCTCACCGAAACCGGCGAACTGCTCGTCGATAAGGGCACGACCTATCGCTTTGAGAACGGCGATTGGGACAAACCGGATGCATTCATCAAAGTGTAA
- a CDS encoding 4Fe-4S binding protein, protein MAQGPVSGAVPPWLKQGADRSIKGPGAGAPAAPASAAAAPAAASAAATAVAEAPAAAPAKKKKAKLLAVVHMEGCTGCDVCVEFCPVDCIYHIPGPEHILEYNPHAAVNGVVMIDEATCIGCKLCAKYCPWETIEMIDSDVLEEARQMGVTY, encoded by the coding sequence ATGGCTCAAGGACCAGTATCTGGGGCAGTCCCGCCGTGGCTCAAACAGGGGGCTGACCGTTCGATCAAAGGCCCGGGCGCAGGAGCACCTGCCGCCCCCGCATCTGCGGCTGCTGCACCTGCGGCCGCTTCTGCCGCTGCAACGGCCGTCGCCGAGGCACCTGCCGCAGCTCCAGCCAAAAAGAAAAAAGCAAAACTACTCGCCGTCGTGCACATGGAAGGCTGCACGGGGTGCGATGTCTGCGTCGAGTTCTGTCCGGTCGACTGCATCTACCATATACCCGGACCGGAACATATCCTTGAGTATAACCCGCATGCTGCTGTCAACGGCGTCGTCATGATCGACGAAGCCACATGCATCGGCTGCAAACTCTGTGCAAAGTATTGCCCATGGGAGACGATCGAAATGATCGACTCCGACGTGCTCGAAGAAGCTCGTCAAATGGGTGTGACCTATTGA